The Pyrococcus kukulkanii genome contains a region encoding:
- the gor gene encoding glyceraldehyde-3-phosphate:ferredoxin oxidoreductase, with protein sequence MKFSVLKLDVEKKEVEFKEFEKDDVYGIIDYGLHVHNELKTYEVDPYDPRNVVIFGKGPFAGSALPGAHRLMFFFRSPLYGTLFPSAMGGAAYQFQHVGVDFVEIHGKAEKPVVIILKNDGENLSVDFYEMELGKVMEIWRDYKGEEGVYALTQYLLDSFAEQFKGMEFRIAVVGPAALNSNYGAIFSQALRNGKRMVGSEDWAARGGSGSVLLRAHNVVAIIFGGKKRKKEFPNEDIGNFKTAKEIVEGVHKKPYNEVITNATVKYRFNPKLNTGGTFGGNYPAEGDLVPILNWQMPYIPKEDRIKIHELIMKHYWEPFNEESIKPKNWTMCGEPCPVVCKKHRKGHHVEYEPYEANGPLSGSIVLHASDISVHAVDAMGFDAIEFGGTAAWVLELVYRGLLKPEEVGISAKPEFTKDALIQNPVETSELNAKLVAELAHAVAFAKTEIAKIIGLGKRKASAILDEKFKDRLNYGESFKDYAVFTPLGEDGEINPTMYWAIGNYIPLPIQGRYWTFYEFGVFLEPEELASKIISSALWEFWYDNIGWCRFHRRWMKPVLKALFMEAYGVNVDMEEHAKKQLRRLIDYAKRAGYTPVFWDSMRVIDLVAAGSKEFGNEKWARKFEKDKIGTAREYLKKVLDAYSQILGVDWSI encoded by the coding sequence ATGAAGTTCTCAGTTCTGAAGCTCGATGTGGAGAAGAAGGAAGTAGAGTTCAAGGAGTTCGAGAAGGATGATGTCTATGGTATAATTGACTACGGACTACACGTTCACAATGAACTCAAGACTTATGAAGTGGATCCTTACGATCCTAGGAACGTTGTCATCTTTGGTAAAGGTCCTTTTGCAGGTTCGGCCCTTCCTGGGGCTCATAGATTGATGTTCTTCTTTAGGTCACCCCTTTACGGTACCTTGTTCCCTTCCGCTATGGGTGGCGCAGCATATCAATTCCAGCATGTTGGCGTTGACTTCGTTGAAATCCATGGCAAGGCGGAGAAGCCGGTAGTTATAATACTCAAGAACGACGGTGAAAATCTGAGTGTTGATTTCTACGAGATGGAGCTTGGGAAGGTCATGGAGATATGGAGGGACTATAAGGGTGAGGAGGGTGTCTATGCCTTAACCCAGTACCTCCTAGATAGCTTCGCCGAGCAGTTTAAGGGAATGGAGTTCAGGATCGCCGTAGTCGGCCCAGCCGCCCTGAACAGTAACTATGGGGCTATATTCTCCCAAGCCCTGAGGAACGGAAAGAGGATGGTCGGTAGCGAGGACTGGGCGGCGAGGGGAGGTTCGGGTAGCGTTCTCTTGAGGGCCCACAACGTTGTTGCAATAATTTTCGGTGGAAAGAAGAGGAAAAAGGAGTTTCCGAATGAGGATATAGGCAACTTCAAGACCGCGAAAGAGATAGTGGAGGGAGTTCATAAGAAGCCCTACAATGAGGTCATCACAAATGCAACCGTCAAGTACAGGTTCAATCCTAAACTCAACACTGGCGGTACATTCGGTGGGAACTATCCGGCCGAAGGTGATCTGGTGCCCATTCTCAACTGGCAGATGCCCTACATTCCCAAGGAGGACAGGATAAAGATCCACGAGCTCATAATGAAGCACTACTGGGAGCCCTTCAACGAGGAATCAATAAAGCCCAAGAATTGGACGATGTGTGGAGAACCCTGTCCTGTTGTCTGTAAGAAGCACAGGAAAGGCCACCATGTCGAGTATGAGCCCTATGAAGCCAACGGTCCCCTCAGTGGTAGTATTGTTCTACACGCTAGTGACATAAGCGTTCACGCTGTCGATGCTATGGGCTTTGATGCGATAGAGTTTGGAGGAACAGCCGCATGGGTTCTTGAGCTTGTCTATAGGGGATTGCTCAAGCCCGAGGAAGTTGGAATTAGCGCTAAGCCTGAATTCACTAAAGACGCATTAATTCAGAACCCTGTGGAAACAAGTGAGCTTAACGCTAAGCTTGTAGCTGAGTTGGCTCATGCGGTTGCCTTCGCGAAGACCGAAATAGCAAAGATCATTGGCCTCGGCAAGAGGAAGGCGAGTGCAATCCTTGATGAGAAGTTCAAGGACAGGCTTAACTATGGCGAGTCATTCAAGGACTACGCTGTCTTCACGCCGCTTGGCGAGGATGGAGAGATCAACCCAACGATGTACTGGGCAATTGGAAACTACATTCCATTACCAATACAGGGAAGGTACTGGACGTTCTATGAGTTCGGCGTCTTCCTTGAGCCCGAAGAGTTGGCAAGCAAGATAATCTCCTCAGCCCTCTGGGAGTTCTGGTACGACAACATTGGCTGGTGTAGGTTCCACAGAAGATGGATGAAGCCCGTTCTTAAGGCCCTATTCATGGAGGCCTATGGCGTTAATGTTGACATGGAGGAGCACGCCAAGAAGCAGCTCAGGAGGCTAATAGATTACGCCAAGAGGGCCGGATACACTCCAGTCTTCTGGGACAGCATGAGGGTTATCGACCTCGTGGCCGCAGGTAGCAAAGAGTTCGGCAACGAGAAGTGGGCCAGGAAGTTTGAGAAGGATAAGATAGGAACTGCAAGGGAGTACCTAAAGAAGGTTCTTGATGCTTACAGCCAGATACTTGGCGTTGATTGGAGCATTTGA
- a CDS encoding TIGR02253 family HAD-type hydrolase, whose product MIKAVFFDFVGTLLSNEAEAETHLKIMEEVVKGTNVDPKELLEKYEKLTREAFSSYAGKPFKPIRVIEEEIMKKLSQEYGIKFPENFWEIHLKMHQTYGKLYPEVVEVLKELKARGYHVGLITDSDNDYLRAHLEALGILDLFDSITTSEEAGFFKPHPRVFEVALKKAGVKGEEAIYIGDNPVKDCGGARQLDMLSVLVDRTGEKKELWKECEFVVSDLREVIKIIEELGGQ is encoded by the coding sequence ATGATCAAGGCCGTGTTCTTTGACTTCGTTGGGACTTTACTAAGTAATGAAGCTGAAGCTGAGACCCACCTCAAGATAATGGAGGAAGTCGTAAAGGGAACCAATGTAGACCCAAAGGAACTCCTTGAGAAGTATGAAAAGCTAACGAGGGAAGCCTTCTCAAGCTACGCAGGAAAGCCTTTCAAGCCGATAAGGGTTATAGAAGAGGAAATTATGAAGAAGCTTTCCCAGGAGTATGGAATAAAGTTCCCTGAGAACTTCTGGGAGATCCACTTGAAGATGCACCAAACTTATGGTAAGCTTTACCCTGAGGTTGTTGAGGTTCTTAAGGAGCTTAAGGCAAGGGGTTATCACGTCGGCCTAATAACGGACTCTGACAATGATTACCTTAGGGCTCACCTTGAGGCTCTGGGAATCCTTGACTTGTTCGACTCAATAACTACAAGCGAGGAAGCGGGCTTCTTCAAGCCTCATCCCAGGGTCTTTGAAGTTGCGTTAAAGAAGGCTGGAGTCAAGGGTGAGGAAGCTATATACATTGGAGACAACCCAGTTAAGGATTGCGGAGGGGCTAGGCAGCTGGATATGCTCTCAGTTCTTGTGGATAGAACTGGGGAAAAGAAAGAGCTTTGGAAGGAGTGCGAGTTTGTGGTTTCTGACTTAAGGGAGGTCATAAAGATAATAGAAGAGCTTGGCGGTCAGTAA
- the pgsA gene encoding archaetidylinositol phosphate synthase translates to MLSKLRPITKKYLERIASPLAKAGITPNQLTVIGLLITFASAYEFYLGNQIIAGLILIFGSFIDALDGSLARLTGRVTRFGGFLDSTLDRISDAAVLFGIALGELVDWRMAFLALIGSYMVSYTRCRAELAGSGTLAVGIAERGERLIIIMVTAILNIVWVGVYLVAVLAWITFIQRVIEAKKRLE, encoded by the coding sequence ATGCTGAGCAAGCTAAGGCCAATAACTAAGAAATACCTAGAGAGAATAGCCAGCCCTCTAGCCAAAGCTGGAATAACACCAAACCAGCTAACCGTTATAGGACTTCTAATAACTTTTGCTTCTGCTTATGAATTTTACCTTGGCAACCAGATCATCGCAGGTTTAATATTGATCTTCGGATCATTTATAGATGCCCTCGACGGTTCCCTAGCAAGACTTACCGGTAGGGTTACAAGGTTCGGAGGATTCCTAGACTCGACCCTCGACAGGATAAGCGATGCGGCAGTTCTATTTGGAATAGCCCTTGGAGAATTAGTTGACTGGAGGATGGCTTTTCTAGCCCTTATTGGATCGTACATGGTCAGTTACACAAGGTGTAGGGCAGAGCTCGCCGGCTCTGGAACCCTTGCTGTAGGAATAGCTGAGAGGGGAGAGAGACTGATAATCATAATGGTGACAGCAATACTAAACATTGTATGGGTGGGAGTATACTTAGTCGCAGTACTCGCATGGATAACGTTTATACAGAGGGTAATTGAAGCAAAGAAAAGGCTGGAATGA